In Pajaroellobacter abortibovis, the following are encoded in one genomic region:
- a CDS encoding BadF/BadG/BcrA/BcrD ATPase family protein, with protein sequence MKVAAKELAIGVDVGSTTVKVVVIDPDTKEILWSDYQRHHTKQPEYVLDMLKTIQKAFTNGSSPAFRIFMTGSGAGPLCDPLGGKFVQEVNAVTLAVEHLHPDVGSVIELGGQDAKIIMFKTDEHGQKTALASMNDKCASGTGATIDKCFLKVNALADMVTRLHFDPTKLHHVAAKCGVFAETDIVNLIKSGIPAEEVLCSLADAIVMQNLSVLTRGGTLKHRVLLLGGPNTYLPFLQECWRLRIPQTWQERSYAYPQDIPLEELIFVPQNSQYYAAFGAVMYGLCEERDVGLLCGLERLEEYITHGRKARLGESAGPPLSYSHDALEEFKRLYTIPPFVPAAFTKGEEVCGYLGLDGGSTSSKAVLLDEKGDILVKAYQLSKGNPLQDTKELLAQIRDHVEGKYQAQLNILGFGATGYAADILQETLCTDVNIVETVAHMISAVHFFGDIDVICDIGGQDIKVLFMKNGEIHNFRLSNSCSAGNGMLLQATSDSFGVPVTEYAQTAFQAELSPKFSYGCAVFLDTDRVNFQKEGFSKEELLAGLAHVLPKNVWQYVVQIPRLASLGRRFVLQGGTQYNLAAVKAQVDYIKERVPDAEVYVHPHTGEAGAIGAAKEAMRVVKRRGWSTFVGLDTAIHLAYTTKNDAETVCHFCPNECKRTFIDAKRPDGSVSRYIAGFSCEKGTVESKEAMLALVKEQKKIADQYPNCVDYESKKAFMHFYDPLPLPSAETLIDDIEVRRGLFGIRRIALKRKFCRSSEESARSRKKIRIGIPRALNIYSTAPWFRTYFETIGIAKQHIVFSDHTTEEMWMEGGKYGSIDPCYPSKVVQAHVHSLLFHKHTREKPLHYIFFPVLTHVNNFVVDTMDNASCPIVAGAPNVIKAAFTKEIDFFAQRQIEYLDPALSFEEPTLLARRMFETFGSRLGITEDENDHACQEAWKALDLFEKDLQGKGKAILETVEAEDRVAILMIGRPYHSDPGLNHGIPEQFQALGYPILSVRSIPKDRAFLDRYFKQELLEGEIQSPLELNHVWPENYSVNSAQKVWATYFAAHHPNVVLLDLSSFKCGHDAPTYGLIDSIVSAAKTPYAALHDIDANKPGGSIKIRVKTYVYTLKLYEERLQDLRRRKGELHDAIRAKREELLRMRQEQKKFEQSPDPQRYMQLEALRIKLALYKESLNQREDDASGGIIKLGKKTAWGVVRIQA encoded by the coding sequence ATGAAAGTAGCGGCAAAGGAGCTTGCCATTGGGGTGGATGTCGGGAGCACGACTGTTAAGGTTGTTGTGATTGATCCTGACACCAAAGAGATTCTGTGGTCTGACTACCAGCGACATCACACCAAGCAGCCTGAGTATGTGTTGGATATGCTTAAAACGATTCAAAAGGCGTTTACCAATGGTTCTTCCCCTGCATTTCGCATCTTTATGACGGGGTCTGGAGCGGGCCCTCTCTGCGATCCACTCGGTGGAAAATTCGTCCAAGAAGTCAATGCGGTGACGCTTGCCGTGGAGCATCTGCATCCTGATGTCGGTTCAGTGATCGAATTGGGTGGTCAGGATGCCAAGATCATTATGTTCAAAACCGATGAACATGGTCAGAAGACAGCGCTTGCTTCGATGAATGACAAATGCGCTTCGGGTACAGGAGCTACCATTGATAAGTGTTTTCTCAAGGTCAATGCCCTTGCTGACATGGTGACCCGTTTACATTTTGATCCGACGAAACTACATCATGTAGCGGCTAAATGCGGTGTCTTTGCGGAGACTGACATCGTGAATTTGATCAAGAGTGGTATCCCTGCGGAGGAAGTCCTCTGTTCTCTTGCAGACGCGATCGTCATGCAGAACTTGAGCGTCTTGACCCGTGGGGGAACCCTGAAGCATCGCGTTCTCCTGCTGGGGGGGCCGAATACCTACTTGCCTTTTCTCCAAGAATGTTGGCGCCTCCGTATTCCCCAGACGTGGCAGGAGCGCAGTTATGCGTATCCGCAGGATATTCCACTCGAGGAATTGATCTTTGTTCCTCAGAACAGTCAGTATTATGCAGCTTTTGGAGCCGTGATGTATGGGCTCTGCGAAGAAAGAGATGTAGGGCTCTTGTGTGGGCTGGAGAGGTTGGAAGAATACATCACGCACGGGAGAAAAGCGCGACTGGGAGAATCTGCGGGTCCACCTCTTTCTTACAGTCATGATGCGCTTGAGGAATTCAAACGGCTTTACACAATCCCTCCTTTTGTCCCTGCAGCTTTTACTAAGGGGGAAGAAGTGTGTGGTTATTTGGGACTCGATGGAGGATCTACTTCGTCGAAAGCGGTTCTCTTGGATGAAAAAGGGGATATTTTAGTCAAAGCGTACCAGCTATCCAAAGGGAACCCCTTGCAAGACACCAAAGAGCTGCTCGCTCAGATCAGAGACCATGTGGAAGGGAAGTACCAAGCTCAGTTGAACATCCTCGGGTTTGGAGCGACGGGGTATGCGGCGGATATCCTTCAGGAGACGCTCTGTACCGACGTCAATATTGTCGAAACAGTTGCCCACATGATCAGTGCTGTCCACTTTTTTGGGGATATTGATGTGATATGCGATATCGGTGGACAAGACATCAAAGTTCTCTTCATGAAGAATGGAGAGATCCATAACTTTCGTCTCTCGAATAGCTGCTCGGCGGGCAATGGGATGCTTCTTCAGGCGACAAGTGATTCGTTTGGCGTGCCCGTCACGGAATATGCTCAAACTGCATTTCAAGCGGAGCTCTCTCCCAAATTTTCCTACGGGTGCGCTGTATTTTTAGACACCGATCGCGTTAATTTTCAGAAAGAGGGGTTTTCTAAGGAGGAGCTGCTCGCAGGTCTCGCCCACGTGCTCCCCAAGAATGTGTGGCAGTATGTAGTACAAATCCCTCGTCTCGCTTCATTAGGACGTCGGTTTGTTTTACAAGGGGGGACTCAGTACAATTTGGCAGCGGTCAAAGCGCAAGTAGATTACATCAAAGAGCGTGTTCCTGATGCGGAGGTGTATGTCCATCCGCATACAGGGGAAGCGGGTGCCATTGGTGCCGCGAAAGAGGCGATGCGCGTCGTCAAGAGGCGCGGGTGGTCCACCTTTGTGGGGTTGGATACCGCAATCCACCTCGCGTACACAACTAAAAATGATGCAGAAACAGTGTGTCACTTCTGCCCTAACGAGTGCAAGCGCACCTTCATTGATGCCAAACGACCGGATGGTTCCGTAAGTCGCTACATTGCAGGATTTTCTTGCGAAAAGGGGACTGTCGAATCCAAAGAAGCGATGCTCGCGTTGGTCAAAGAGCAGAAGAAAATAGCGGACCAATATCCCAATTGTGTGGATTACGAATCAAAGAAGGCGTTCATGCATTTTTATGATCCGCTCCCTCTCCCCTCTGCGGAGACGCTGATCGACGACATCGAAGTGCGACGAGGGCTTTTCGGAATTCGCCGCATTGCGTTGAAGCGCAAGTTTTGCCGGTCCTCCGAAGAGAGTGCGCGATCCCGTAAGAAAATTCGGATAGGGATCCCGCGTGCTCTCAATATTTATTCGACCGCCCCTTGGTTCCGCACATATTTTGAGACGATCGGAATTGCCAAGCAGCATATCGTTTTCAGTGATCACACTACGGAAGAAATGTGGATGGAAGGGGGGAAGTATGGGTCAATCGATCCGTGTTACCCTTCTAAGGTTGTTCAGGCGCATGTGCATTCTTTGTTGTTTCACAAGCACACGAGGGAAAAACCACTTCATTACATCTTCTTTCCCGTTTTGACCCACGTCAACAATTTCGTAGTGGACACGATGGACAACGCTTCCTGCCCGATTGTGGCAGGTGCACCCAATGTGATTAAGGCTGCTTTCACCAAAGAGATCGACTTTTTCGCTCAGCGTCAGATCGAATACCTCGATCCCGCGCTTTCCTTTGAAGAGCCCACGTTGCTTGCCAGGCGTATGTTTGAAACCTTTGGTTCTCGGTTAGGTATTACGGAAGATGAAAATGACCACGCATGCCAAGAAGCGTGGAAGGCGTTGGATCTCTTCGAGAAAGACTTGCAGGGTAAAGGGAAGGCGATTCTCGAAACAGTGGAGGCAGAGGATCGCGTAGCGATTCTGATGATCGGGCGTCCCTATCATTCTGATCCAGGGCTCAATCATGGTATTCCGGAGCAATTTCAGGCGCTCGGATATCCCATTCTCAGTGTTCGCTCGATTCCCAAAGACAGGGCTTTTCTTGATCGATACTTCAAGCAGGAGTTATTAGAAGGGGAGATCCAATCCCCATTGGAATTAAATCACGTGTGGCCTGAGAATTATTCGGTCAACAGCGCCCAAAAAGTGTGGGCTACCTATTTTGCTGCGCACCATCCGAATGTGGTCCTCTTGGATCTCTCTTCCTTTAAATGCGGCCACGATGCTCCTACGTATGGATTGATCGATTCCATTGTCAGTGCAGCCAAGACCCCCTATGCAGCTCTCCACGATATCGACGCGAATAAGCCAGGCGGATCAATCAAAATCCGGGTCAAGACTTATGTGTATACGTTGAAGCTGTATGAGGAGCGGTTACAGGATCTGCGGAGGAGAAAGGGGGAGCTTCACGATGCGATCCGTGCCAAGCGTGAAGAGCTCTTAAGGATGCGTCAAGAACAGAAGAAATTTGAGCAATCCCCCGATCCACAACGTTATATGCAATTGGAGGCGTTGCGGATTAAATTGGCTTTGTACAAAGAGTCCTTGAACCAACGCGAGGACGATGCTTCTGGGGGAATCATTAAGTTGGGAAAAAAGACGGCTTGGGGGGTCGTTCGGATTCAGGCATAA
- a CDS encoding 2-hydroxyglutaryl-CoA dehydratase, with product METELLNGNSRKRVLPFLQMSDIEAELKDFESEERKRLGIEEKVVDHWVEKMANLTFTKSERSTITLLVGGLTMAHDYFVEGGLRGVGYRVQMLDMPDTAALQYGREFGNRGQCNPTYFTVGNLVKFLCTLRDKRHIKTEDIIKNYVFLTAGACGPCRFGMYVTEYRKALRDAGFDGFRVVIFQQTGGLKQATGEASGLELNPTFFSAIVKALLVGDIINALGYRIRPYEIHSGDTDKAIEKAKAIVYQAMVKRKSVLRALWKSRLLFSSIPVDRTRVKPKVSIIGEFWAMTTEGDGNYQLQRFLESEGAEADIQLVTAWLLYMVWEAQHDTEERKHLRGSDRSKYGLGELTNDPFGIAKKLYALHGADYAIRILFQIFAHVGGLHGYKLPNMKEIAEISHQYYDNDIRGGEGHMEVGKLIMNVTKSKSHMTLSVKPFGCMPSAGVSDGVQSAIIEKFPGTIFCPVETSGDGRVNFYSRIQMYLFKARQAAVEEYDRALAKEGISKDQIRQFLEKKQRYASPLYKAPHVYAGSSADLVAKVAPLLTQSRWQRTKRWVRTVRGTSARLMENSPRKVWNWLNHAYRSIPEVAGWVREDVMMMKEYYQDWRGRKKTAHQVSAG from the coding sequence ATGGAGACAGAGCTACTGAATGGGAATTCACGCAAGCGAGTCCTTCCTTTCTTGCAAATGAGCGATATCGAGGCGGAGCTCAAGGATTTTGAATCCGAGGAGCGGAAGCGCCTTGGGATCGAGGAGAAGGTAGTCGATCATTGGGTCGAAAAGATGGCGAACCTCACGTTCACCAAGTCGGAGCGATCGACTATCACCCTTCTTGTTGGGGGTCTTACAATGGCGCATGACTACTTCGTGGAAGGGGGGCTCCGCGGTGTGGGGTATCGTGTGCAGATGCTCGACATGCCTGATACAGCTGCTCTTCAATATGGAAGGGAATTCGGGAACCGAGGACAGTGTAATCCCACTTATTTTACAGTGGGTAATCTCGTGAAGTTTCTCTGCACATTGCGGGATAAACGTCACATTAAGACCGAAGACATCATTAAGAATTATGTGTTCTTGACAGCTGGGGCTTGTGGTCCTTGTCGGTTTGGGATGTACGTGACAGAATATAGAAAAGCACTTCGCGATGCAGGATTTGATGGTTTTCGTGTGGTGATCTTTCAGCAGACAGGGGGTCTTAAACAAGCGACGGGGGAAGCATCAGGGCTTGAGCTGAATCCTACTTTTTTTAGCGCTATTGTTAAAGCTCTTTTGGTTGGAGATATCATCAATGCCCTTGGATACAGGATTCGCCCGTACGAAATTCACTCGGGAGATACCGATAAAGCGATTGAAAAAGCGAAGGCGATCGTCTACCAGGCGATGGTGAAACGAAAGTCTGTGCTGCGAGCATTATGGAAGAGCCGTTTGTTGTTTTCCTCCATCCCGGTAGATCGCACGCGTGTTAAGCCTAAGGTGAGCATCATCGGTGAATTTTGGGCGATGACCACCGAAGGGGATGGGAACTATCAGCTCCAGCGCTTTCTTGAATCTGAAGGGGCGGAAGCGGATATTCAGTTGGTGACCGCATGGCTCCTCTACATGGTGTGGGAAGCCCAACACGATACAGAAGAACGGAAGCACCTGCGAGGATCGGATAGAAGCAAGTACGGGTTGGGAGAGCTCACGAACGACCCATTTGGAATTGCCAAAAAACTCTACGCTCTTCATGGGGCTGATTACGCGATCCGCATTCTCTTTCAGATTTTCGCTCATGTGGGTGGTCTTCATGGGTACAAGCTTCCTAATATGAAGGAGATCGCTGAGATTTCGCATCAGTATTACGACAATGACATTCGGGGAGGAGAAGGGCATATGGAAGTGGGGAAACTGATCATGAATGTGACCAAGTCCAAATCTCATATGACTCTGAGTGTGAAACCGTTTGGCTGTATGCCGAGTGCAGGGGTTTCAGACGGTGTTCAATCTGCGATTATAGAGAAATTCCCGGGTACGATTTTTTGCCCTGTTGAAACGAGCGGCGATGGGCGGGTGAATTTCTATTCTCGCATTCAGATGTATCTCTTCAAAGCGAGGCAGGCTGCTGTCGAAGAGTACGATCGAGCGCTTGCAAAAGAGGGGATTAGTAAAGACCAGATTAGACAGTTTTTGGAGAAGAAACAGCGCTATGCGAGTCCGCTCTACAAGGCCCCTCATGTGTATGCGGGGAGCAGTGCGGATCTCGTGGCCAAAGTGGCTCCTCTTCTCACCCAGTCAAGGTGGCAGCGAACGAAAAGGTGGGTGCGTACAGTCAGAGGCACTTCTGCTCGTCTCATGGAGAATTCACCTCGCAAGGTTTGGAATTGGCTCAATCATGCCTATCGGTCAATTCCGGAGGTAGCGGGTTGGGTGAGGGAGGATGTGATGATGATGAAGGAGTACTATCAGGATTGGCGAGGACGTAAGAAAACTGCGCATCAGGTCAGCGCTGGTTGA
- a CDS encoding CCA tRNA nucleotidyltransferase, which translates to MRAEQRREQMQYRINLPFLMTLIPRGVFAVSQRLQAHGKRSWLVGGCVRDLLLGRHGCDWDFATDAVPDDVMRIFSHVIPTGIRHGTVTVIHGKEHYEVTTLRGEAPYTDGRRPDFVYFVSDLEADLARRDFTINAIALDLLQERLIDPFGGLSDLKRGLLKAVGNPLARFCEDGLRILRAARFVATLSVELDPATELAMDKALDTYRKVSQERVRGEWLKTMKAASPSRAFEVMRKAGILQVTCPELLEGVGFAQNRYHAYDVWRHNLECMDRCRGDPILRVAALMHDIGKPRTRGWSEKHQDYTFYNHDQVGAEMVGRICRRLRFSNEEQQRIAHLVRCHMFYYTPEWTDAAVRRWVKRVGPEHMESFYTLHEADVLSKGKETADGLESLAGLKAHVNRVLAQGATFSTRDLAVNGGELIKELGLQPGPLVGQLLRSLLEEVLIDSSVNCRQALLERARALLRSSISST; encoded by the coding sequence ATGCGTGCAGAACAAAGGCGTGAGCAGATGCAATATCGGATCAATCTTCCCTTTTTGATGACTTTGATCCCTCGGGGGGTGTTTGCAGTGAGCCAGCGGCTTCAGGCTCATGGAAAGCGGAGCTGGCTCGTGGGGGGGTGCGTTCGCGATCTCCTTCTCGGTCGTCATGGATGCGATTGGGATTTTGCGACCGATGCGGTGCCCGATGATGTAATGCGGATCTTCTCTCATGTAATCCCAACCGGGATTCGACATGGGACTGTAACAGTGATTCATGGAAAAGAACATTATGAAGTTACTACCTTGCGTGGTGAGGCTCCCTACACCGATGGACGCAGACCTGATTTTGTCTATTTTGTTTCTGATTTAGAAGCGGATCTCGCACGGCGTGATTTTACCATCAATGCAATCGCGCTTGATCTTTTACAAGAGCGTTTGATCGATCCCTTTGGGGGGCTCAGCGATCTCAAACGAGGTCTATTGAAGGCAGTGGGGAATCCACTTGCCCGATTTTGCGAGGATGGATTGCGAATTCTGAGAGCAGCTCGCTTTGTCGCTACGCTTTCTGTGGAGTTGGATCCTGCTACGGAGCTGGCGATGGATAAGGCGTTGGATACTTACCGGAAAGTATCTCAAGAAAGGGTGCGGGGTGAGTGGTTGAAGACGATGAAGGCAGCTTCCCCTTCCCGGGCCTTTGAGGTGATGCGGAAGGCTGGAATTTTACAGGTTACCTGTCCAGAGCTATTGGAAGGGGTAGGGTTTGCTCAGAATCGTTATCATGCCTACGATGTGTGGCGCCATAACCTGGAATGCATGGATCGCTGCCGGGGGGATCCGATTTTGCGGGTTGCAGCATTGATGCATGATATCGGAAAGCCCCGCACTCGTGGCTGGAGTGAGAAACATCAGGATTATACATTTTACAATCACGATCAGGTGGGTGCAGAAATGGTGGGGCGGATCTGTCGGCGGCTCCGTTTTTCCAATGAAGAGCAGCAGCGTATCGCTCATTTGGTTCGCTGCCATATGTTCTATTATACGCCGGAGTGGACGGATGCAGCGGTAAGGCGCTGGGTCAAACGGGTGGGGCCTGAGCATATGGAGAGCTTTTACACGTTGCATGAAGCAGATGTGCTCTCTAAAGGGAAGGAGACTGCTGATGGATTGGAATCGTTGGCGGGTCTCAAGGCGCATGTGAATCGGGTCCTCGCTCAAGGGGCGACCTTTTCTACCCGTGACCTCGCTGTGAATGGAGGCGAACTTATTAAAGAGTTAGGGCTACAACCTGGCCCTCTGGTGGGGCAGCTTCTCCGATCATTGCTGGAAGAAGTCCTAATCGACTCATCTGTAAACTGTCGGCAGGCTCTTTTAGAACGCGCACGTGCGCTTTTGCGCTCTTCTATCTCTTCAACTTAA
- a CDS encoding SDR family NAD(P)-dependent oxidoreductase, whose amino-acid sequence MVAGPFMRSIVVGASSGIGEALALQLATQGEYVSILGRRQDKLERICRVTRECGLGQVDAYPHDVTSFEEIAPLFEKIVARMGGLDMLVYAAGVMPPLKENEYSFVKDRKMVEVNLLGAMGWLNVAAPFFEARRSGTLMVISSIAGERGRRGNPGYCATKAALSTYQESLRNRLSRYGVNVVTIKPGFVDTAMTKGKPGLFWLISAEEAASQSLAIAQKGVGASQYVPFRWGLIAWVVRNIPSFIFRRLSF is encoded by the coding sequence ATGGTTGCTGGTCCATTTATGCGGTCGATTGTGGTGGGTGCTTCTTCTGGGATAGGGGAAGCATTGGCGCTTCAGTTGGCGACGCAAGGAGAGTATGTGTCAATCCTCGGGCGCCGTCAGGATAAGCTTGAACGGATCTGCCGAGTAACTCGTGAATGTGGATTGGGGCAGGTGGATGCTTATCCCCATGATGTAACGTCGTTTGAAGAGATTGCTCCGCTATTTGAAAAGATTGTAGCGCGCATGGGGGGGCTTGATATGTTAGTCTATGCGGCGGGGGTGATGCCTCCTCTGAAAGAAAACGAATATTCATTTGTTAAAGATCGTAAAATGGTTGAGGTCAATCTTCTCGGGGCTATGGGGTGGCTAAACGTCGCGGCCCCTTTTTTTGAAGCTCGGAGGAGTGGTACCTTGATGGTGATCTCCAGCATTGCAGGAGAGAGGGGACGGCGAGGGAATCCCGGCTATTGCGCTACGAAAGCTGCGCTCAGCACGTATCAGGAATCGCTCCGCAATCGCCTCTCACGCTATGGTGTGAATGTAGTGACCATCAAGCCTGGTTTTGTAGATACTGCGATGACCAAAGGGAAACCTGGCCTATTCTGGCTCATTTCTGCTGAAGAAGCAGCTTCTCAATCCTTGGCGATTGCTCAGAAAGGGGTAGGGGCTTCCCAATACGTCCCTTTCCGATGGGGATTGATTGCTTGGGTTGTACGGAATATCCCTTCTTTTATTTTCCGTCGCCTCAGTTTCTGA
- a CDS encoding FAD-binding oxidoreductase, with product MHSSPLPLRSYAPWRVLDGFGRSVYSSSRYAEPDSAEELVQILQQARREGLSVAFRGSGRSYGDAALSQSGLVLHTGRLNRMLQWDPVRGIAEMEAGLTIEGLWRRTLEDGWWPAVVPGTMFPTMGGCLSMNIHGKNNFRAGSFGEHVLDFDLVTIRGERFYCSPQENADLFYAAIGGLGLLGAIVRVRLKLKKVESGLLRVTPLIARGIEEMFAIFEQCLPDSDYLVGWVDCTCGGAGLGRGVIHQANYLQQEHDPCGLDSLHIERQTLPPIILGVPRKYLWRVMSLWMHNPGVAFINAAKYYSALVSKQKSYLQSHVAFSFLLDYVPHWRLAYGKGGFIQYQIFAPAHSALSLFREILTLCLRENLPSYLGVLKRHRKDPFLLTHALDGYSLALDFPVVASHHKRLLAMTRILSERVIAKGGKFYLAKDAILIPEEIEPAYGTEPLDAFFAIKERLDPDRMLVTDLARRLFPHRFSA from the coding sequence ATGCATTCTTCTCCTCTCCCCCTTCGCTCGTATGCTCCGTGGCGGGTGCTTGATGGATTCGGTCGCTCTGTCTATTCCTCTTCCAGGTATGCAGAGCCCGATTCTGCTGAGGAGCTTGTCCAGATCCTTCAACAGGCTCGGCGGGAAGGGCTTTCTGTGGCCTTTCGCGGATCGGGTCGTAGCTATGGGGATGCGGCTCTTAGCCAGTCTGGGCTTGTGCTCCACACGGGGCGGCTCAATCGTATGCTCCAGTGGGATCCTGTCCGTGGGATTGCAGAAATGGAGGCTGGGCTTACCATAGAAGGATTATGGAGGCGTACGCTTGAGGATGGATGGTGGCCTGCTGTTGTGCCTGGTACGATGTTCCCTACGATGGGGGGATGTTTGAGCATGAACATTCACGGAAAGAACAACTTCCGTGCAGGCTCTTTTGGAGAGCATGTGCTCGATTTTGATCTGGTTACTATCCGTGGAGAAAGGTTCTACTGTTCACCTCAAGAAAATGCCGATCTTTTTTATGCAGCGATTGGTGGATTAGGTCTTCTCGGGGCGATTGTTCGGGTCCGGCTGAAGCTGAAGAAAGTGGAGAGCGGTTTACTCCGCGTGACGCCGTTGATTGCTCGAGGGATTGAAGAGATGTTTGCGATTTTCGAGCAATGTCTGCCTGATTCCGATTATCTAGTGGGATGGGTAGACTGCACGTGTGGAGGTGCTGGCCTTGGTCGTGGGGTTATCCATCAAGCCAATTATCTCCAGCAAGAGCATGATCCTTGTGGTCTCGATTCATTACATATTGAGCGTCAGACACTCCCCCCAATAATCCTCGGAGTTCCCCGCAAATATTTGTGGCGAGTGATGTCCTTGTGGATGCACAACCCCGGAGTTGCTTTCATCAATGCGGCCAAATATTACTCGGCGCTTGTGAGCAAGCAGAAGAGCTATTTGCAGTCTCATGTAGCCTTCTCTTTTTTGCTCGATTATGTCCCTCACTGGCGCTTGGCTTATGGAAAGGGAGGATTTATTCAGTACCAAATTTTTGCTCCAGCCCATTCAGCGCTCTCTTTATTCAGGGAGATCCTAACTCTCTGCCTTCGAGAAAACCTCCCTTCCTATTTGGGTGTACTCAAGCGGCATAGAAAAGATCCATTCTTACTTACACATGCGTTGGATGGATATTCTTTGGCGCTCGATTTTCCTGTGGTTGCTTCTCATCACAAGCGTTTACTCGCTATGACACGCATTCTATCCGAGCGTGTCATAGCGAAGGGGGGTAAATTCTATCTAGCGAAGGATGCTATATTAATTCCGGAAGAGATTGAGCCTGCCTACGGCACGGAGCCATTGGATGCGTTTTTTGCTATTAAAGAGCGTCTCGATCCTGATCGGATGCTGGTTACAGACTTAGCGAGACGGCTTTTCCCTCACCGATTTTCTGCTTGA